Within Hyla sarda isolate aHylSar1 chromosome 7, aHylSar1.hap1, whole genome shotgun sequence, the genomic segment ctgttgcaaaactacaactcccagcatgcccagacagcctttggcttgagttgtagttttgcaacagcaggagacacaaaactacaaatcccagcatgcctaaacaacctttggctgtccaccggacagccaaaggttgtttgggcatgctgggatttatagttttgtgtctcctgctgttgcaaaactacaactcccagcatgtccggaaagccaaatgctgtctgggcatgctgggagttgtacaacatctgaaggcaccatggttggaaaacactggcttctgacatcagaggatgtcactatgcgcaactactatgaagtgagcgcagaaGTTCCTGCACTAACTTCATAGGCATGCCATAAAATAAACGGCGCTGGGCGCTGCAGCGCCGTTCATTTATAATGCGCAGAGTTTACTCATACAGGGTGGAGGAAAGGGAAGTGGACAGACAGACGGTCCTGCGGGCGGATTACCGGGCTGTGACTGACGGTCCTGTGGGCGGATTACCGAGCTGTGACTGACGGTCCTGCGGGCGGTGTGATGTGTTATTACGGGCAGTCACTGCTGAAGGAGAGAGGCAGGGCTTCCTGTTTTCGCCGTTCGTTccatgcccctcctcctccactctCCCTGCGGAAAGGCAGGGGTGGGATAGTCACTCAGGTCCCACCCCAGGTCCTCCTCATGTAGACTGTGCTGCTACCGGACGGACAGGTCTGGTAGCAGTGGTTGCAGTCATACTGATTAATTAACATTATGGCGGTGCCGGCCATAATTTGATTGTGGGCCCCCCTGGCTAACGGGCCCGGTCCCCATGGCGACCGTTGCGACCTCTATAATTACGCCACTGGTTCTGTTCATGTCCTTGTCTTTGATGTTTATCATGTATTATGTAGGCACCTTCTTTTATGTTCATTTGGACCTCGTTTCAGTATTATTGATACTTGTACATTTCATTGTAACCTTTAataaaattctaataaaaaaaaaaaatagtctttCAACCGGTTGCCATCTAAGGATGAGCAGGCCCGTCCTGAGACGCAACCGATGTATGGCGCAAGGGATAATCACTGGCATTTcagcgggcggctattaaccctttagatcgccactgtcaaagtcgacagcggtgtctaaagggacatttcaaccatccctggtggtccagtgtggTAGATCGACTCCAaacccccccgcacagcgcgatcgcacatggggggggggggtgtgggcgatccactgctgaagtAGCCGGagggttaattaaaccgcacagttaatgtcgcacacataaaaaaaattccgaagtccaaaattacgtatttttggtcactttgtataccctaaaaattttttataaaaagtgatcaaaaactaccagcaaaacaaaaatggaaccaataaaaagttcagatcacggtgcaaaaaatgagctctcatacatcctggcatgcagaaaaataaaaaaggttttaggggtcagaagatgacaattttacatatACTAGttttggtgcatgcagttattatttatttaagtagtaaaataaaataaaacctatataaatttggtatccttgtaactgtatggacctacagaataaagataaggtgtcatttttacagaaagggCACtacatagaattggaagccctcaaaagtaaaaaaaaaattacgtttctTTTCCAATTTttgcccacaaatatttttttttctggttttgccgtaaatttggtggtgaaatgtatgatgtcattacaaagtacaattggtggcgcaaaaaaaaaagcactgatATAGGTCTGTATGcgtaaaattgaaagtgttattaattatttttagaaggtaatgaggaaaaaacgaaagaacaAGAACAGAAAAACCCTGTGTTCTTATGGGGTTAATTATAAATTTACTATTTGCACCATCATTTATCTATTAACGATTAACATTACATGCAATTACATTACTTGAATTACATAAATAATGTTTTAGGAAAATCACACTCTTTTAATTACATTCATTTACTTTAAGTATTTTCAAGCATTATTAAACACAACATCAACCATACACCTAGAATAttgcagcaatatatatatatatattttttttttttccactagtgGCTTATTCCCACCACCATTTATGTGGTTAGAAACATGCCAAATACACTGCAATAGTCTAATGAACAATACATTTAATGGGATAATAACCCGACCCATGATTATGAATAACAACTTTCCCGTCAATTGCCTTTCTTCAACACAACCGCTTATTCTAGTCTCCTAGACTTCTACCATAATTCACCCACTTTAGAGCTGCTTAAAGTTTAAAAGGTCACATAGTTTATCAAAAATGTTTGGGAATGGGAATTCATTATCTATAGTACACACTTATGATAAATTACACGCTGCAACAGaaaaagttagacagaaaaaacggCGGTAAAAAAAGAGTAGGGTACACtttgaatgataaatctcccccactatgttTTCTTGTTTTCTCCTGGCTCAGTGCCTTGTGACCAAGATGGTCTCAAAATGTAACTCTATGGGATCGTGTTAGGTTGTGTGCAGActccaaccaatcaaaactttttatgAAAACTTGGGTACATTTTTACTGATGAATAattcatgcactatttttttttttatttgcccaaTACTTGGACCATGGGTCAAAACTAGACATTACTATTTGTTGGTCAATGTGTTCTCATCTGTTGCTTTATTATCAGTACAATATAAACTCAATTCCCACCAAACCTGTTGTGCACTGTTGGCATCTATGACGGGAAAATCTCCATATGTGCCAACGTGCCCATAGATGCCAAAAGGGGACCTTTTTTCAAATGCTTGGTCATGATAAGTCAGGATCAGCAGCCACAATTGTATATTTAAAAGCACTTCTAAATGCAAtatatcacaaaataaaatatacCACTATGAAATAGCTATACCAAACGATGTGAGTTTAGCCTTAGTTTGCCATTTTGTATGATTAATGCCTCCCCTGATAGTAAAACATTGAAGAAGATGTTgttactatataaataaagggTATTACTATAGTCCTGTCCTGCCCTGTCCAAATATTAAGATAGTTGGTACAGACAACCAACGGTATAATAATAAACAATTGCATTACCAAAACATTACATTGACACTAACTAGTTGTTACAGTGACTTCTGTGTTTCCAACACTAGGCTGCATACCGAGGAGTTTTTTCAAAATATTTGTCAGTTTTCTGTTTCCAAAAATTAAAATAACAGAATTGACTGTAGGAAAAAAGGAAACGATAATTAGACAAAAAGTCATTGTTAAGTCATCCGGAAAGCCCACCGGATTGTATATTACAGTAAAAGAGCTGTAGAAAATCAAGTAGAATATAAGTAGTAAAGTCACAGTTTTAGCTGCTGATAGGTGAGAACGTATTTTAGAATGTCCAGGACCATCGCTGTTCTGTTTCATCCGTAGCATGTGCTTACACAGAGAGGCGATGATGGCCCCGGCTGTTAAGAAAATGATAATAAAAGCAGCCGAAGCAACAACATTGAACACTTGAAACAAACAGTTGCATCTACTACTGTATTTAGCAGACACCAGTGTTGTTAGGTTTCCTGTAATATTGAGTGTAGATAATGAAATGTCCAAGTATAAATCCCAGTAAGCTGGCATCCCGGCAAACCAGGACAGGATCACAGAGAAAACTAGCAGCCAGGGCACCAATGTGGAAAGCTTTGCCTTCAGCTTGTAAAATAATGTTCCTCGAAGATTAACAATCTTCACAAAGTAGTAGAAA encodes:
- the LOC130283147 gene encoding taste receptor type 2 member 7-like, whose amino-acid sequence is MSYIADIYVLIHCIFLVTGVTGNSFILIVHLTDWLRTHDHNPCNLILNGIGISNLLLQGSVVFQEITFFLYPDYYFEDWVIYMVIALQATYSFSSLWCSTCLCFYYFVKIVNLRGTLFYKLKAKLSTLVPWLLVFSVILSWFAGMPAYWDLYLDISLSTLNITGNLTTLVSAKYSSRCNCLFQVFNVVASAAFIIIFLTAGAIIASLCKHMLRMKQNSDGPGHSKIRSHLSAAKTVTLLLIFYLIFYSSFTVIYNPVGFPDDLTMTFCLIIVSFFPTVNSVILIFGNRKLTNILKKLLGMQPSVGNTEVTVTTS